One window of Nocardioides dongkuii genomic DNA carries:
- a CDS encoding class I SAM-dependent methyltransferase, whose product MPATDRPSERRGAARTAVVWESLRPVLDGGSAGALDVLDIGGGTGGLAVRVAELGHRVTVVDPSPDALAALGRRAREQGVEVAGQQGELSTLLDVAGPDAADVVLCHGVLEVVDDPAAALATLGEVLRPGGTLSLVVAQRHAAVVARAVAGHFQQALALLDDTSPTGRAGRRYTRDELADLLAAAGLETTRVHGVRVFADLVPGSLLDLEPGATAALVELEHAVAERPEYLPLATQLHVLATR is encoded by the coding sequence ATGCCAGCGACCGACCGACCCAGCGAGCGCCGCGGCGCGGCGCGCACGGCCGTCGTCTGGGAGTCGCTGCGCCCCGTCCTGGACGGCGGGTCCGCGGGCGCTCTCGACGTCCTCGACATCGGTGGTGGCACCGGCGGCCTCGCCGTGCGGGTCGCCGAGCTCGGGCACCGGGTCACCGTCGTCGACCCCAGCCCCGACGCCCTGGCCGCGCTGGGCCGCCGGGCCCGCGAGCAGGGGGTCGAGGTCGCCGGGCAGCAGGGCGAGCTCTCCACGCTGCTCGATGTCGCGGGCCCGGACGCCGCCGACGTCGTCCTCTGCCACGGCGTCCTCGAGGTCGTCGACGACCCCGCCGCCGCCCTCGCGACGCTGGGCGAGGTGCTGCGACCGGGCGGCACGCTCAGCCTGGTCGTCGCCCAGCGGCACGCCGCCGTGGTGGCCCGGGCGGTGGCGGGCCACTTCCAGCAGGCTCTCGCCCTCCTCGACGACACCTCGCCCACCGGGCGGGCCGGGCGCCGCTACACGCGCGACGAGCTCGCCGACCTCCTGGCTGCCGCCGGCCTGGAGACGACCCGGGTCCACGGGGTCCGCGTCTTCGCCGACCTGGTCCCCGGGTCGCTGCTCGACCTCGAGCCGGGCGCCACGGCGGCGCTGGTCGAGCTCGAGCACGCCGTGGCCGAGCGCCCCGAGTACCTCCCGCTGGCGACCCAGCTGCACGTCCTCGCCACCCGCTGA
- the dinB gene encoding DNA polymerase IV, producing the protein MTPGPTGSAASTPILHVDMDAFYASVATRDRPDLQDVPVIVGGGHRGVVLSANYLARGHGVRSGMPGSEARRLCPRAVTLAPDFAAFSTVSRAVMETFRRVTPQVEVVSLDEAFLDVRGSVRRLGPPTAIAEQLRSRIHDEQGITCSVGIAASLSVAKLASRRAKPDGVLVLPPDRVAAYLEPLDVGELYGVGASTRATLRGLGLETVGDVVRTPLAVLQHHLGPGLGAQLRVLASGADRREVVARNAAGFGVGEPDRSMGAQETFGRDSADRGVVLRQLLRLAARVTHRMRAADKVGRTVAITVRYADFRTITRSRTLPEPTDVTQEVYRTAVGLFDAVGVSRERLRLVGVRVEGLVPRDGVHHQHVLGEPDHGWADADRAVDRALDRFGPAVVGPASLLCQDQRARRSFAR; encoded by the coding sequence GTGACGCCGGGGCCGACGGGATCAGCCGCCAGCACCCCGATCCTGCACGTTGACATGGACGCGTTCTACGCCTCGGTCGCCACCCGGGACCGGCCCGACCTCCAGGACGTGCCGGTGATCGTCGGCGGCGGCCACCGGGGCGTGGTGCTCTCGGCCAACTACCTCGCGCGCGGGCACGGCGTCCGCTCGGGCATGCCCGGCTCCGAGGCGCGCCGGCTCTGCCCCCGGGCGGTCACCCTGGCGCCGGACTTCGCGGCGTTCTCGACGGTCTCGCGGGCGGTGATGGAGACCTTCCGCCGGGTGACGCCCCAGGTCGAGGTGGTCTCCCTCGACGAGGCATTCCTCGACGTCCGGGGCTCCGTGCGCCGGCTCGGCCCGCCGACGGCGATCGCCGAGCAGCTGCGCTCCCGCATCCACGACGAGCAGGGGATCACCTGCTCGGTCGGCATCGCGGCGTCGCTGTCGGTGGCCAAGCTCGCCAGCCGGCGCGCCAAGCCCGACGGGGTCCTGGTGCTGCCGCCCGACCGGGTCGCCGCCTACCTCGAGCCCCTCGACGTCGGGGAGCTGTACGGCGTGGGTGCCAGCACCCGCGCCACGCTGCGGGGGCTCGGCCTCGAGACCGTGGGCGACGTGGTCCGCACTCCGCTCGCGGTGCTCCAGCACCACCTCGGGCCGGGCCTCGGCGCCCAGCTGCGGGTGCTGGCCTCGGGCGCCGACCGTCGGGAGGTGGTGGCCCGCAACGCCGCGGGGTTCGGGGTGGGGGAGCCCGACCGCTCGATGGGGGCCCAGGAGACGTTCGGGCGCGACAGCGCCGACCGCGGCGTCGTGCTGCGCCAGCTGCTCCGGCTCGCGGCCCGGGTCACCCACCGGATGCGCGCCGCTGACAAGGTCGGCCGCACGGTCGCCATCACGGTCCGGTACGCCGACTTCCGCACGATCACCCGGTCGCGCACCCTGCCGGAGCCGACCGACGTGACCCAGGAGGTCTACCGCACCGCGGTCGGGCTCTTCGACGCCGTGGGCGTGTCGCGCGAGCGGCTGCGGCTCGTCGGGGTCCGCGTCGAGGGGTTGGTGCCGCGCGACGGCGTGCACCACCAGCACGTCCTCGGGGAGCCGGACCACGGCTGGGCCGACGCCGACCGGGCCGTCGACCGGGCGCTCGACCGGTTCGGACCGGCCGTCGTCGGACCCGCCAGCCTGCTGTGCCAGGATCAGCGTGCGCGCCGATCGTTTGCGCGGTGA
- a CDS encoding DUF3040 domain-containing protein: MPLSEEELRLLEQMERALVEEDPKFASTLRGTSLRRTARRRAIAAGAVFVLGVCVLMAGAITNLWVVGIAGFVVMLGSATIALNAIRGQQAAAAADASRTAGHPSHGFTVIDGGRRPRRGRQARAGRSTSGSFMERIEERWRRRREENGGF, from the coding sequence GTGCCACTCTCGGAAGAGGAGCTTCGACTGCTGGAGCAGATGGAGCGCGCCCTCGTCGAGGAGGATCCCAAGTTCGCCTCCACCCTGCGCGGCACGTCGCTGCGTCGTACCGCCCGCCGCCGCGCCATCGCCGCCGGTGCGGTCTTCGTCCTCGGGGTCTGCGTCCTGATGGCCGGGGCGATCACGAACCTCTGGGTGGTCGGCATCGCGGGCTTCGTCGTGATGCTGGGCTCGGCCACCATCGCGCTCAACGCCATCCGCGGTCAGCAGGCCGCGGCCGCCGCGGACGCCTCCCGCACCGCGGGGCACCCCTCCCACGGGTTCACCGTCATCGACGGAGGCCGCCGCCCGCGCCGTGGCCGCCAGGCCCGTGCCGGCCGCTCGACCTCCGGCTCCTTCATGGAGCGCATCGAGGAGCGCTGGCGCCGACGCCGCGAGGAGAACGGCGGCTTCTGA
- a CDS encoding transglutaminaseTgpA domain-containing protein, translated as MSRARGSLSAALLLAAVAAATTWVSMLTWRGFALDSAGYLRPLLLLAVVVAGTGALARWWRLPGVVVVGLQLVLGTLVATWSLTGSPLPVGPGYADLVAAFRDAAQSANRYAPPVPARAAPIDPLLVAGGLACLVLVDLLACTIRRVPLAGLPLLAVFTVPVSMLETGIPWWVFALTAAGFLTLLFLHENEQVARWGRPLGEDALLTDPSTFEVRTGSARSSAGAIGGVATALAIVVPLAIPTLDIQLVDLGPGTGSDDEITLRNPMTDMRRDLKRDDDVPLLTVTTDDPDPRYLRISVLNRFSEEEWTSGDRDIPTDQRPDGPMPALEGVDDSVAREEHDYRVEITDAFDSTWLPTQAPVSEIDADGDWRYDEATMDFIAGDEDLDTAGLEYDMTAVELDRRPAAMLAAPSSIGAVAQEFVELPADLPPAVRQLASAVTENAPSRYEKAVVLQDWFREDGGFEYNLDVSLGNGGDDLLAFLTEGPDGREGYCEQFASAMAVMARSLGIPARVAVGFLTPDPVGPDTYEYSSFDLHSWPELFIPGAGWTPFEPTPPDRAASAPSYTDFEVGSGEDPGISTASAEPSNDAAPRPDASKVPTAEPTETAAEQEGDQAGGVPWPAVAGGVGGAALLVLLVAVPRLVRRSRGERRLDGGPEEVWAELRDTATDLGVTWPDRRSPRETRERLVGHLGTPSPEPAERPATGAHVAPGAVRALDRIVAALEQQRYARAAADPGSLRQEAETCVAALQAGATPRARRRAEWWPRSLFRRSAGTSRPTGGRTEAVHGGVVDHVG; from the coding sequence ATGAGCCGGGCACGCGGCAGCCTGTCGGCCGCCCTGCTCCTGGCGGCGGTGGCCGCGGCCACGACCTGGGTCTCGATGCTGACCTGGCGCGGGTTCGCCCTCGACTCCGCCGGCTACCTCCGTCCCCTGCTCCTGCTCGCCGTGGTCGTGGCCGGCACCGGCGCGCTCGCCCGGTGGTGGCGCCTGCCCGGCGTCGTCGTCGTGGGCCTGCAGCTCGTGCTCGGCACCCTGGTGGCGACCTGGTCGCTGACCGGCAGCCCGCTGCCCGTCGGCCCCGGGTACGCCGACCTGGTGGCCGCCTTCCGCGACGCCGCGCAGAGCGCCAACCGCTACGCCCCGCCGGTCCCCGCCCGTGCCGCTCCCATCGACCCGCTGCTCGTGGCCGGCGGGTTGGCCTGCCTGGTGCTCGTCGACCTGCTCGCCTGCACGATCCGGCGGGTGCCCCTCGCCGGGCTGCCGCTGCTGGCCGTCTTCACCGTCCCGGTGAGCATGCTGGAGACCGGCATCCCGTGGTGGGTCTTCGCGCTGACCGCCGCCGGCTTCCTCACCCTGCTGTTCCTGCACGAGAACGAGCAGGTCGCCCGCTGGGGCCGGCCGCTCGGCGAGGACGCCCTGCTCACCGACCCGAGCACCTTCGAGGTCCGCACCGGCAGCGCACGCTCCAGCGCCGGCGCCATCGGCGGCGTCGCGACCGCCCTCGCGATCGTCGTCCCACTCGCCATCCCGACCCTCGACATCCAGCTGGTCGACCTCGGCCCGGGGACGGGCTCGGACGACGAGATCACCCTGCGCAACCCGATGACCGACATGCGCCGCGACCTCAAGCGCGACGACGACGTACCGCTGCTCACGGTGACCACCGACGACCCCGACCCGCGCTACCTGCGGATCTCGGTGCTGAACAGGTTCTCCGAGGAGGAGTGGACCTCCGGGGACCGCGACATCCCCACCGACCAGCGCCCGGACGGCCCGATGCCGGCGCTGGAGGGCGTCGACGACTCGGTGGCGCGCGAGGAGCACGACTACCGGGTCGAGATCACCGACGCCTTCGACTCCACCTGGCTGCCGACCCAGGCGCCGGTGAGCGAGATCGACGCCGACGGCGACTGGCGCTACGACGAGGCCACCATGGACTTCATCGCAGGCGACGAGGACCTCGACACCGCAGGCCTGGAGTACGACATGACCGCGGTCGAGCTCGACCGCCGGCCGGCGGCGATGCTGGCCGCCCCGTCGTCGATCGGGGCGGTCGCCCAGGAGTTCGTCGAGCTGCCCGCCGACCTGCCCCCCGCCGTCCGCCAGCTCGCCTCGGCGGTCACCGAGAACGCCCCGTCGCGCTACGAGAAGGCGGTCGTCCTCCAGGACTGGTTCCGCGAGGACGGCGGCTTCGAGTACAACCTCGACGTCAGCCTCGGCAACGGGGGCGACGACCTGCTCGCCTTCCTCACCGAGGGACCCGACGGCCGCGAGGGGTACTGCGAGCAGTTCGCCTCGGCGATGGCGGTGATGGCCCGCTCGCTGGGCATCCCGGCGCGGGTCGCGGTCGGCTTCCTGACACCCGACCCGGTCGGTCCCGACACCTACGAGTACAGCTCCTTCGACCTGCACAGCTGGCCCGAGCTGTTCATCCCCGGCGCCGGCTGGACACCGTTCGAGCCGACCCCGCCGGACCGTGCGGCGAGCGCACCGTCCTACACCGACTTCGAGGTCGGGAGCGGCGAGGACCCGGGCATCTCCACCGCGTCCGCCGAGCCCTCGAACGACGCCGCGCCGCGACCCGACGCGAGCAAGGTCCCCACCGCGGAGCCCACCGAGACGGCCGCCGAGCAGGAGGGCGACCAGGCGGGCGGCGTCCCGTGGCCGGCCGTCGCCGGCGGCGTCGGCGGGGCCGCGTTGCTGGTCCTGCTGGTGGCGGTCCCCCGGCTGGTCCGCCGCTCCCGGGGCGAGCGTCGCCTCGACGGCGGCCCGGAGGAGGTCTGGGCCGAGCTCCGCGACACCGCCACCGACCTCGGCGTCACCTGGCCCGACCGGCGCTCGCCGCGGGAGACCCGCGAGCGGCTGGTGGGTCACCTCGGGACGCCCTCGCCCGAGCCCGCCGAGCGTCCCGCCACCGGCGCCCACGTGGCCCCCGGCGCCGTCCGGGCCCTGGACCGGATCGTGGCCGCCCTCGAGCAGCAGCGCTACGCGCGCGCCGCCGCCGACCCGGGCTCGCTGCGGCAGGAGGCGGAGACGTGCGTCGCGGCCCTGCAGGCGGGGGCGACGCCGCGGGCCCGTCGTCGGGCTGAGTGGTGGCCGCGCTCGCTGTTCCGCCGGTCGGCGGGGACCTCACGCCCGACCGGGGGTCGCACCGAGGCCGTGCACGGCGGGGTCGTCGACCACGTCGGCTGA
- a CDS encoding DUF58 domain-containing protein, translating to MREALAGLTVRGRAFVAAGLTAVVCAVVLGQPALTRVGVLVLALPLVTAYVIGRSRYKLALVRTVAPQLVAAGQPARVNLTLTNEGRTPNGVLLLEDHVPYVLGTRPRFVLEGIGHGWKRHVSYQVRSDVRGRYEIGPMSVRVSDPFGLVELGRAFRTTVPLIVTPRTVPLPGIPLGGAWNGSGDNRPKAFAAGSAEDVTVREYRRGDDLRRVHWRSSARVGELMVRREEQPWQSRATLFLDNRLRAHRGQGIASSLEAAVSAAASIAVHLTRRGFTVRLVTAAGEDRSAAWHLRDADLNGAALLEALAVLAPVQAPRLDTGWLSEQAHGGLTVAVLGAVEAFDAPVLRRMQHHTDAALAVALDVDAWTGPGTGGASPVLAQMGWRSVPLRPRDRLESVWQELARTSTRAPQRAGTR from the coding sequence GTGCGCGAGGCGCTCGCCGGCCTGACCGTCCGCGGACGGGCGTTCGTCGCCGCCGGTCTCACCGCCGTCGTCTGCGCCGTCGTGCTCGGCCAGCCCGCGCTCACCCGGGTCGGCGTCCTGGTCCTCGCGCTGCCGCTCGTCACGGCGTACGTCATCGGGCGCAGCCGCTACAAGCTCGCCCTGGTCCGCACCGTGGCCCCGCAGCTGGTCGCCGCCGGCCAGCCCGCGCGGGTCAACCTGACCCTCACCAACGAGGGCCGCACGCCGAACGGGGTGCTGCTCCTGGAGGACCACGTCCCCTACGTCCTCGGCACCCGCCCCCGGTTCGTGCTGGAGGGGATCGGCCACGGCTGGAAGCGCCACGTCAGCTACCAGGTGCGCTCCGACGTCCGCGGCCGCTACGAGATCGGTCCGATGTCGGTGCGGGTCAGCGACCCGTTCGGGCTCGTCGAGCTCGGCCGCGCGTTCCGGACCACCGTGCCGCTGATCGTGACGCCGCGCACCGTCCCGCTGCCCGGCATCCCGCTGGGCGGCGCCTGGAACGGCTCGGGCGACAACCGTCCCAAGGCGTTCGCCGCGGGCTCCGCGGAGGACGTGACGGTCCGGGAGTACCGCCGCGGGGACGACCTGCGCCGCGTGCACTGGCGCAGCTCCGCGCGGGTGGGCGAGCTGATGGTCCGGCGCGAGGAGCAGCCCTGGCAGTCGCGCGCCACGCTCTTCCTCGACAACCGGCTCCGCGCGCACCGCGGCCAGGGGATCGCCTCGTCGCTGGAGGCCGCGGTGTCCGCCGCGGCCTCGATCGCCGTGCACCTGACCCGGCGCGGCTTCACCGTCCGGCTGGTCACCGCGGCCGGCGAGGACCGGAGCGCCGCCTGGCACCTGCGCGACGCGGACCTCAACGGCGCGGCCCTGCTCGAGGCGCTCGCGGTCCTCGCCCCCGTCCAGGCACCCCGGCTCGACACCGGGTGGCTCAGCGAGCAGGCGCACGGCGGCCTGACCGTCGCGGTCCTCGGCGCGGTCGAGGCGTTCGACGCGCCGGTCCTGCGGCGCATGCAGCACCACACCGACGCGGCGCTGGCCGTCGCCCTCGACGTGGACGCCTGGACCGGCCCCGGGACCGGCGGCGCCTCCCCCGTGCTCGCCCAGATGGGGTGGCGCTCGGTGCCGCTCCGGCCCCGGGACCGGCTCGAGTCGGTCTGGCAGGAGCTGGCCCGCACCAGCACCCGGGCGCCCCAGCGGGCGGGCACCCGATGA
- a CDS encoding AAA family ATPase, whose product MSTTTAGGADLETLARVVERVRGNIEKVIEGKPDVVSSALVVLLAEGHLLIEDVPGVGKTMLAKALARSIDSSVRRIQFTPDLLPSDVTGVSVFNQDTREFEFRPGGVFANIVVGDEINRASPKTQSALLECMEERQVTVDGTTYHLETPFMVIATQNPVEMEGTYALPEAQRDRFMARVSVGYPVEAAEIAMIGSHAGANPLDDLEAVTDAAEIRKLASIVAQVHVAHAVQRYVVALTAATRRTDDLTLGASPRATLHLVRASKALAAMQGRDYVLPDDVRALATTVLAHRLLPSVEAAMSGRTTTSVLEGIVAAVPVPDATSGQG is encoded by the coding sequence GTGAGCACGACGACTGCTGGAGGTGCCGACCTCGAGACCCTGGCCCGGGTCGTCGAGCGCGTCCGGGGCAACATCGAGAAGGTCATCGAGGGCAAGCCGGACGTCGTGAGCTCCGCGCTCGTCGTCCTCCTCGCCGAGGGGCACCTGTTGATCGAGGACGTCCCCGGCGTCGGCAAGACGATGCTCGCCAAGGCGCTGGCCCGCAGCATCGACTCCTCGGTGCGCCGGATCCAGTTCACCCCCGACCTGCTGCCCTCCGACGTCACCGGCGTCTCGGTCTTCAACCAGGACACCCGGGAGTTCGAGTTCCGGCCCGGCGGCGTCTTCGCCAACATCGTGGTCGGCGACGAGATCAACCGGGCCTCCCCCAAGACCCAGTCCGCGCTGCTGGAGTGCATGGAGGAGCGCCAGGTCACCGTCGACGGCACGACGTACCACCTGGAGACGCCGTTCATGGTGATCGCGACGCAGAACCCGGTCGAGATGGAGGGCACCTACGCCCTCCCGGAGGCCCAGCGCGACCGCTTCATGGCCCGGGTCTCCGTGGGCTACCCGGTCGAGGCCGCGGAGATCGCGATGATCGGCAGCCACGCCGGCGCGAACCCGCTCGACGACCTCGAGGCGGTCACCGACGCCGCGGAGATCCGCAAGCTCGCGAGCATCGTCGCGCAGGTGCACGTCGCCCACGCGGTCCAGCGGTACGTCGTCGCGCTCACCGCCGCGACCCGGCGCACCGACGACCTCACGCTGGGCGCCTCGCCACGCGCCACGCTCCACCTCGTGCGGGCGTCGAAGGCGCTCGCCGCGATGCAGGGCCGCGACTACGTCCTGCCCGACGACGTGCGCGCGCTGGCCACGACGGTGCTGGCCCACCGCCTGCTCCCCAGCGTCGAGGCCGCGATGAGCGGCCGGACCACCACCTCCGTGCTGGAGGGGATCGTGGCCGCCGTGCCGGTCCCCGACGCCACCTCCGGCCAGGGCTAG
- the mraZ gene encoding division/cell wall cluster transcriptional repressor MraZ — MFFMGTYTPKLDEKGRLFLPAKFRDRLAEGLVVTQGQENCLVVWPTDVFMEEAARARSTPMTVRSAREYARVLFAGADEGSLDKQGRIGIPAQLREYAGLDKDVVVIGVMDRVEIWDPRRWQDYSAGAQQKFADLDEEPSPT; from the coding sequence ATGTTCTTCATGGGCACGTACACGCCGAAGCTCGACGAGAAGGGCCGCCTCTTCCTCCCGGCGAAGTTCAGGGACCGACTCGCAGAAGGGCTCGTGGTGACGCAAGGTCAGGAGAACTGCCTGGTCGTCTGGCCCACGGACGTCTTCATGGAGGAGGCCGCCCGGGCCCGCAGCACGCCGATGACCGTGAGGAGCGCACGCGAGTACGCACGTGTCCTCTTCGCGGGCGCCGACGAGGGCTCGCTGGACAAGCAGGGTCGGATCGGCATCCCCGCGCAGCTGCGGGAGTACGCCGGGCTCGACAAGGACGTCGTCGTGATCGGCGTGATGGACCGGGTCGAGATCTGGGACCCGCGTCGCTGGCAGGACTACTCGGCCGGCGCGCAGCAGAAGTTCGCGGACCTCGACGAGGAGCCCAGCCCCACCTAG
- the rsmH gene encoding 16S rRNA (cytosine(1402)-N(4))-methyltransferase RsmH — translation MTNPRHVPVLLDRVVALLEPALRHDGAVLVDCTLGLGGHTEAVLERIPTARVIGVDRDPDALALAGERLAAYGDRFTGVHAVYDELPDVLAEQGLAAVDAVLFDLGVSSMQLDVRERGFAYAEDAPLDMRMDGTTGPTAADVLNTYSAADLTRVLRDYGEEKFARKIAGAIVREREREPFTTSGRLVELLYAEIPAPARRTGGHPAKRTFQALRMEVNDELAVLRRALPAAIDAIAVGGRVVVEAYHSLEDRLVKQAFTAVTRSEVPLDLPFVPEGSEPALRLVTRGAEKADPTETAHNPRAASVRLRAVERVRPSSSGAVS, via the coding sequence ATGACCAATCCCCGGCACGTCCCCGTCCTCCTGGACCGGGTCGTCGCGCTCCTCGAGCCTGCCCTGCGCCACGACGGCGCCGTGCTGGTCGACTGCACCCTCGGCCTCGGCGGCCACACCGAGGCGGTGCTCGAGCGGATCCCGACCGCCCGCGTCATCGGCGTCGACCGCGATCCCGACGCGCTGGCCCTGGCCGGCGAGCGGCTGGCGGCGTACGGCGACCGGTTCACCGGCGTCCACGCGGTGTACGACGAGCTCCCCGACGTGCTCGCCGAGCAGGGCCTGGCCGCGGTCGACGCGGTCCTCTTCGACCTCGGCGTCTCCTCCATGCAGCTCGACGTGCGCGAGCGCGGCTTCGCGTACGCCGAGGACGCGCCGCTCGACATGCGGATGGACGGCACCACCGGCCCCACCGCCGCCGACGTGCTCAACACCTACTCCGCCGCCGACCTGACCCGCGTGCTGCGGGACTACGGCGAGGAGAAGTTCGCCCGCAAGATCGCCGGCGCGATCGTCCGGGAGCGCGAGCGCGAGCCGTTCACGACCTCGGGCCGCCTGGTCGAGCTGCTGTACGCCGAGATCCCGGCGCCCGCGCGACGTACCGGGGGACACCCCGCCAAGCGGACCTTCCAGGCGCTGCGCATGGAGGTCAACGACGAGCTGGCCGTGCTGCGCCGGGCGCTGCCCGCGGCCATCGACGCGATCGCCGTCGGCGGCCGGGTCGTCGTGGAGGCCTACCACTCCCTCGAGGACCGCCTGGTCAAGCAGGCCTTCACCGCGGTCACCCGCAGCGAGGTGCCCCTCGACCTGCCGTTCGTGCCCGAGGGCAGCGAGCCGGCCCTGCGGCTGGTCACCCGGGGCGCCGAGAAGGCCGACCCCACCGAGACAGCGCACAACCCCCGGGCCGCCTCCGTGCGGCTACGGGCCGTCGAACGAGTCCGTCCCTCTTCCTCCGGAGCCGTGTCATGA
- a CDS encoding peptidoglycan D,D-transpeptidase FtsI family protein — protein sequence MSRNRPPARARGSLRGSPQTRLRIGFLLIAMVLSVFGGRLVQLQGFDPQSYAAMAAAEGMEEVDLPAERGEILDRNGQPLAGSVEGAMVVADPALTAERAPELAKFLANRLPVDYFTLLPRLREEGSRYEYVARQVPAAQAAAVVDAAKEAGFDGLTTYRDPMRDYPAGDVAANLVGFLGTPHPVEGDQPLAGLELAFDDLLAGTDGEASYQTGAGSKIPLGDSTKVPAVDGRDLTTTIDRDLQWYTQRVLRQTVEDSRAESGFAVVMDTRTGELLTVADHPTFDANHPGDADREDRVSRAMSDVYEPGSVEKVLTFGALLDAGKVTPRTRLTIPPRLDRQDRSIGDWFDHGTIRLTLAGVLAKSSNIGTVLASDLFEPGELRSYLEDFGLGRRTGIGVLGETPGILPSESLWTSQTEDRISFGQSLSVNAVQMAAAVNTIANEGVRVDPHVVRGSAETADGTVVGTDTATERRVISTEAARQTARMMERVVDPEAGVAPGAAVPGYRVAGKTGTAQRVGEECQCYDGTFTVSFAGFAPADDPRFTVYVVVQNPGNGGGGGSVTGPAFSKIMGYALRRYAVAPTGTRPSQLPVEW from the coding sequence GTGAGCCGAAACCGCCCGCCGGCCCGTGCCCGCGGCAGCCTGCGCGGGTCGCCGCAGACCCGGCTGCGCATCGGCTTCCTGCTGATCGCGATGGTCCTCTCGGTCTTCGGTGGCCGGCTGGTCCAGCTCCAGGGCTTCGACCCGCAGTCGTACGCCGCGATGGCGGCCGCCGAGGGGATGGAGGAGGTCGATCTCCCCGCCGAGCGCGGCGAGATCCTCGACCGCAACGGCCAGCCGCTCGCCGGCTCGGTGGAGGGCGCCATGGTCGTCGCCGACCCCGCCCTGACCGCCGAGCGTGCCCCCGAGCTCGCGAAGTTCCTCGCCAACCGGCTCCCGGTCGACTACTTCACGCTGCTGCCGCGCCTGCGCGAGGAGGGCAGCCGCTACGAGTACGTCGCGCGCCAGGTGCCGGCCGCGCAGGCGGCCGCGGTCGTGGACGCCGCGAAGGAGGCCGGGTTCGACGGCCTGACGACCTACCGCGACCCGATGCGCGACTACCCCGCCGGCGACGTGGCCGCCAACCTGGTCGGCTTCCTCGGCACGCCGCACCCGGTGGAGGGCGACCAGCCGCTCGCAGGCCTCGAGCTCGCCTTCGACGACCTGCTCGCCGGCACCGACGGCGAGGCCAGCTACCAGACCGGGGCGGGCAGCAAGATCCCCCTCGGCGACAGCACGAAGGTCCCGGCGGTCGACGGCCGCGACCTCACCACGACCATCGACCGCGACCTGCAGTGGTACACCCAGCGGGTGCTGCGGCAGACCGTCGAGGACTCGCGCGCCGAGTCGGGCTTCGCCGTGGTGATGGACACCCGCACCGGCGAGCTGCTCACCGTCGCCGACCACCCGACGTTCGACGCCAACCACCCCGGGGACGCCGACCGGGAGGACCGGGTGTCGCGGGCGATGAGCGACGTCTACGAGCCCGGCTCGGTGGAGAAGGTGCTCACCTTCGGCGCTCTGCTCGACGCCGGCAAGGTCACCCCGCGCACCCGGCTCACGATCCCGCCGCGCCTGGACCGGCAGGACCGGTCCATCGGCGACTGGTTCGACCACGGCACCATCCGGCTCACCCTCGCCGGCGTGCTGGCGAAGTCCTCCAACATCGGCACGGTGCTCGCCAGCGACCTGTTCGAGCCCGGCGAGCTGCGCTCCTACCTCGAGGACTTCGGGCTGGGCCGGCGCACCGGCATCGGCGTCCTGGGCGAGACGCCGGGCATCCTGCCCAGCGAGAGCCTGTGGACCAGCCAGACCGAGGACCGCATCTCCTTCGGCCAGTCGCTCTCCGTCAACGCCGTGCAGATGGCGGCCGCGGTCAACACGATCGCCAACGAGGGCGTCCGGGTCGACCCCCACGTCGTCCGGGGGTCCGCCGAGACCGCCGACGGCACCGTCGTCGGCACCGACACCGCGACCGAGCGGCGGGTGATCAGCACCGAGGCCGCGCGCCAGACCGCGCGGATGATGGAGCGGGTCGTCGACCCCGAGGCCGGGGTCGCCCCCGGCGCCGCCGTGCCGGGCTACCGGGTCGCCGGCAAGACCGGCACCGCCCAGCGGGTGGGGGAGGAGTGCCAGTGCTACGACGGCACCTTCACGGTCTCCTTCGCCGGCTTCGCCCCCGCGGACGACCCGAGGTTCACCGTCTACGTCGTGGTCCAGAACCCCGGGAACGGCGGCGGTGGCGGCTCGGTCACGGGGCCGGCGTTCTCCAAGATCATGGGCTACGCCCTGCGCCGGTACGCCGTGGCGCCGACCGGCACCCGGCCCTCGCAGCTCCCGGTCGAGTGGTGA